In the genome of Drosophila yakuba strain Tai18E2 chromosome 3R, Prin_Dyak_Tai18E2_2.1, whole genome shotgun sequence, one region contains:
- the LOC6536145 gene encoding pupal cuticle protein Edg-84A, with translation MLAKISIFVTLVCLAQAGLLPVKTSGSEDTYDSHPQYSFNYDVQDPETGDVKSQSETRDGDVVHGQYTVNDADGYRRIVDYTADDVRGFNAVVRREQLSSAAVVVKPQAAAVAPKVQLPTLKKLPALKPLSQASTVVHRSFAPVIHHAPVTHVVHHAAPAHSFVSHHVPVLKTTVHHAPHPHAISYVF, from the exons ATGTTGGCTAAG ATTTCAATATTTGTGACCCTCGTCTGCCTGGCTCAAGCTGGTCTACTGCCCGTGAAAACATCCGGAAGCGAGGACACCTATGATTCGCATCCCCAGTACTCATTCAACTATGATGTTCAGGATCCAGAGACAGGAGATGTCAAGTCGCAATCGGAGACTCGGGATGGCGATGTGGTCCACGGTCAGTACACCGTGAATGATGCCGATGGTTACAGACGAATCGTGGACTACACCGCCGATGATGTCCGTGGATTCAACGCAGTGGTGCGGCGTGAACAACTGTCTAGTGCCGCGGTGGTTGTGAAGCCACAAGCTGCAGCAGTCGCTCCCAAAGTTCAGTTGCCGACTCTGAAGAAGCTGCCAGCCCTGAAGCCGCTTTCTCAGGCATCGACTGTGGTGCACCGATCCTTTGCACCGGTGATCCACCACGCCCCAGTGACCCATGTCGTGCACCACGCAGCTCCAGCGCATTCCTTCGTCTCCCACCACGTTCCTGTTCTGAAGACCACTGTGCACCACGCTCCTCATCCCCATGCCATTTCGTATGTGTTCTAG